One Methanolobus sp. WCC4 DNA segment encodes these proteins:
- the mcrB gene encoding coenzyme-B sulfoethylthiotransferase subunit beta, which yields MSDKIDIYDDRGKLLESGVDLMDIAPTRNAAIQNIIKDTKRTVAVNLAGIEKALKTGSMGGAKKQILGRELDYDIVGNSGAILDAVETLIKVSEDDDTNVKELGGGKQLLVQIPSVRTQIGADFVSASTVTGAAVVQTIIDMFNTDMFDAPIVKSAVWGSYPQTMDMKGANIASILSIPQNNEGLGYSLRNITTNHVAAITGKKAINAAALSSIFEQVGMYEMGNAVGPFERHQLLGLAYQGLNAGNFVYDIVKENGKDGTIGTVIESTVEKALEAGVISVDKTAPSGYNFYKANDVSMWNACAAVGQLAATLVNCGAGRAAQNVSSTILYFNDILEKETGLPGCDMGRAQGTAVGFSFFSHSIYGGGGPGIFNGNHVVTRHSRGFAIPCVCAAVSLDAGTQMTTIEKTSTLVGNVFGSIPEFKEPIKAVAGAL from the coding sequence GTGTCTGATAAAATAGACATTTACGACGACAGAGGTAAACTGTTGGAAAGCGGCGTTGATCTTATGGATATTGCGCCAACAAGGAATGCAGCGATTCAAAATATCATCAAAGATACAAAGAGGACAGTTGCTGTAAACCTCGCAGGTATCGAGAAAGCGCTGAAAACAGGTTCAATGGGTGGCGCTAAAAAGCAGATCCTTGGTAGAGAACTTGACTACGACATCGTAGGCAACTCCGGTGCTATCCTTGATGCAGTAGAGACACTCATTAAGGTCAGCGAAGATGATGACACCAATGTAAAGGAACTTGGTGGCGGAAAGCAGCTTCTTGTCCAGATCCCAAGCGTAAGGACACAGATCGGTGCTGACTTCGTATCTGCAAGCACAGTAACCGGTGCAGCAGTCGTACAGACAATCATTGACATGTTCAACACTGACATGTTCGATGCACCAATCGTAAAGTCCGCTGTATGGGGAAGCTACCCACAGACAATGGACATGAAGGGCGCAAACATTGCATCCATTCTCAGCATTCCACAGAACAACGAAGGTCTTGGATACTCCCTGAGGAACATCACAACAAACCACGTTGCAGCAATCACCGGTAAGAAGGCAATCAATGCAGCAGCACTTTCATCCATCTTCGAGCAGGTAGGTATGTACGAGATGGGTAACGCTGTAGGTCCTTTCGAGAGACACCAGTTACTTGGTCTTGCTTACCAGGGTCTTAACGCAGGCAACTTCGTTTACGACATCGTAAAAGAGAACGGTAAGGACGGTACAATCGGTACTGTGATCGAGTCAACAGTAGAAAAGGCTCTTGAAGCAGGTGTCATCTCCGTCGACAAGACAGCACCTTCCGGCTACAACTTCTACAAGGCAAACGATGTTTCCATGTGGAATGCATGTGCAGCAGTCGGTCAGCTCGCAGCAACCCTTGTAAACTGTGGTGCAGGCAGAGCAGCTCAGAACGTATCCTCAACCATCCTCTACTTCAATGACATACTTGAGAAGGAAACAGGTCTTCCAGGCTGTGACATGGGTAGGGCACAGGGTACTGCAGTAGGATTCTCATTCTTCAGTCACTCCATCTATGGTGGCGGTGGACCAGGTATCTTCAACGGTAACCACGTTGTAACCAGGCACTCCAGAGGTTTCGCAATTCCTTGTGTATGTGCAGCAGTCTCACTTGACGCAGGCACACAGATGACCACCATCGAGAAGACATCCACACTTGTCGGTAACGTATTTGGATCCATTCCAGAATTCAAGGAGCCAATCAAGGCAGTGGCAGGAGCTCTCTAA
- the mcrD gene encoding methyl-coenzyme M reductase operon protein D, with the protein MSEACSDANNVQLEIFPSRLLKPETAQNLLNEIADLDGIIRLFVHGPRLPQTVPYGPATGLPVQHPGNTVIEVAGQAIELAVSVGSIRMEVMNADVKEQVREVCENVLSVPFEFREGNFIPRRQTVSDYARRGADADPLLIGMTDPKGKLKNQPVCILKPDDIPHDME; encoded by the coding sequence ATGTCCGAAGCTTGTTCAGACGCAAACAATGTGCAGCTTGAAATATTCCCTTCAAGGCTGCTTAAACCTGAAACAGCCCAGAACTTACTCAACGAGATCGCTGATCTTGATGGGATCATAAGGCTGTTCGTTCATGGCCCAAGACTTCCCCAGACCGTTCCTTACGGACCTGCCACAGGATTGCCTGTGCAGCACCCTGGAAACACTGTAATTGAGGTCGCAGGCCAGGCAATAGAACTTGCCGTATCCGTTGGTAGCATCCGTATGGAAGTTATGAACGCAGATGTAAAAGAGCAGGTCAGGGAAGTTTGTGAGAATGTTCTTTCAGTACCATTCGAGTTCAGAGAAGGTAACTTCATTCCAAGAAGACAGACTGTAAGTGACTACGCAAGACGTGGCGCAGATGCAGATCCCCTTCTGATTGGAATGACCGACCCGAAAGGAAAACTGAAGAACCAGCCAGTATGTATCCTTAAACCTGATGACATACCACATGATATGGAATAA
- the mcrC gene encoding methyl-coenzyme M reductase I operon protein C — protein sequence MFDRETQVVDCRHGMGLGRGGGLAQRGTLSETGRPDVIAVAMSPGRRHITKPVCELTYGMRREEIQVSVLVLNTGSGVPDTNMGSGSFGISPEEIAQINRHKVAVIHTGNIRDHVVRKVKAILEEADIPAVVVCQTLVDFEDLAMAGVKTRLVKPKDSDILTKGRVMEIVTGVTRGESCSREKLNELVKAVKTTMRSLEN from the coding sequence ATGTTCGACCGGGAAACACAGGTTGTAGATTGCAGACACGGAATGGGTCTTGGCCGTGGAGGAGGACTTGCCCAGCGCGGTACTCTTTCTGAAACAGGAAGACCTGATGTCATCGCAGTTGCAATGAGCCCGGGAAGAAGACATATCACAAAACCAGTATGTGAACTCACATATGGCATGCGCCGTGAGGAGATTCAGGTAAGTGTGCTCGTGCTTAACACCGGTTCAGGTGTTCCGGACACCAATATGGGTTCCGGCTCTTTCGGAATAAGTCCTGAGGAGATAGCACAGATCAACAGACACAAAGTTGCTGTGATCCACACAGGGAACATAAGGGACCATGTGGTCAGAAAAGTAAAGGCAATTCTTGAAGAAGCCGATATTCCTGCAGTAGTTGTTTGTCAGACCCTTGTTGATTTCGAGGATCTCGCAATGGCAGGAGTCAAGACACGGCTTGTTAAACCAAAAGATAGTGATATTCTAACTAAGGGAAGGGTAATGGAAATTGTGACAGGAGTTACACGAGGCGAATCATGTTCGAGGGAAAAACTGAACGAACTCGTGAAAGCCGTGAAAACCACAATGAGATCATTAGAGAATTAG
- the mcrG gene encoding coenzyme-B sulfoethylthiotransferase subunit gamma, producing MAYEPQYYPGATSVAENRRKHMSGKVEKLREISDDDLTLVLGHRAPGSDYPSTHPPLAEMGEPECSVRELVEPTPGAKAGDRVRYVQFVDSMYNGPSVPYFRSYAAAINNRGVDPGTLSGRQVVEARERDMEEIAKFQMETEMTCPALASLRGATVHGHSLRLPEDGVMFDMLDRCRKEGDVIIMHKDQVGRPIDKKVDLGKPMSPEEAAKRTTIYRVDNVAFRDDAEVIEWVHRVFDQRTTYGFKPEN from the coding sequence ATGGCATATGAACCACAATATTATCCAGGAGCAACATCAGTTGCTGAAAACAGAAGAAAACACATGTCTGGTAAAGTCGAGAAGCTCAGAGAGATCTCCGACGATGACCTGACACTTGTTCTCGGACACCGTGCACCAGGTAGCGACTACCCAAGCACCCACCCACCACTCGCAGAAATGGGCGAGCCAGAATGTTCCGTAAGAGAACTCGTAGAACCAACACCAGGCGCAAAAGCTGGTGACAGGGTAAGGTACGTACAGTTCGTTGACTCAATGTACAACGGTCCATCAGTACCATACTTCAGATCCTATGCAGCAGCTATCAACAACAGAGGTGTCGACCCAGGAACACTTTCCGGTCGTCAGGTCGTTGAAGCTCGTGAGAGAGACATGGAAGAGATCGCAAAGTTCCAGATGGAAACCGAGATGACCTGCCCAGCACTCGCAAGTCTTAGAGGTGCAACAGTACACGGTCACTCACTCAGACTTCCTGAGGACGGCGTAATGTTCGACATGCTCGACAGGTGCAGAAAAGAAGGCGATGTAATCATTATGCACAAGGACCAGGTAGGAAGGCCTATCGACAAGAAGGTAGACCTCGGAAAGCCAATGTCCCCAGAAGAGGCAGCAAAGAGGACAACCATTTACCGTGTCGACAATGTGGCATTCAGAGATGACGCAGAGGTCATCGAATGGGTACACAGAGTATTCGACCAGAGGACCACATACGGCTTCAAGCCGGAGAACTGA
- the mcrA gene encoding coenzyme-B sulfoethylthiotransferase subunit alpha, with protein MADDRQRMFAKHMEIKYTKEHGTNKMEGGKITDMTVEYHRLGVDQNPRKLEMKKAGQDLAAKRGLVGYNPMMHCGGIPLGQRALTPSFLSGTDDMVEIDDLHYVNNAAMQQMWDDIRRTVIVGLDMAHETLEKRLGIEVTPETINHYLETLNHALPGGAVVQEHMVETHPALVDDCFVKIFTGDDELADEIDSQFLIDINKQFPAEQAEQLKAAIGKNSFQAAHIPTIVSRTTDGGQTSRWMAMQVGMAFISAYSMCAGEAAVADLSYAAKHAGVIQMGEMLPARRARAPNEPGGIPFGHMADIIQTSRKTPEDAANVTLEVVGGACMLYDQIWLGSYMSGGVGFTQYATAAYCNNILDDNLYYNVDYINDKYDGAANTGTDNKIKADLEVVKDIATESTIYGLENYEKYPTTLEDHFGGSQRATSLSAAAGSAVSLATGNGNAGLSGWYLCMYLHKEAHGRLGFFGYDLQDQCGATNVLSYQSDEGLALELRGPNYPNYAMNVGHQGGYTAIASAAHAGRGDAYAVNPLVKVCFADDLLPFDFSKPRKEFARGALREFEPAGERSLIIPAK; from the coding sequence ATGGCAGACGACAGACAGAGAATGTTTGCAAAACACATGGAAATTAAGTACACAAAAGAGCACGGTACTAACAAAATGGAAGGTGGAAAGATCACCGATATGACTGTGGAATACCACAGACTTGGTGTCGATCAGAACCCACGTAAATTAGAGATGAAAAAGGCAGGTCAGGACCTCGCAGCAAAGAGAGGACTTGTCGGTTACAACCCAATGATGCACTGTGGTGGTATACCACTCGGTCAGAGAGCACTCACCCCATCATTCCTTTCCGGAACAGATGACATGGTCGAGATCGATGACCTTCACTACGTCAACAACGCTGCAATGCAGCAGATGTGGGATGACATCAGAAGGACCGTAATTGTCGGTCTGGACATGGCACACGAGACCCTCGAGAAGAGGCTCGGTATCGAAGTCACACCAGAAACGATCAACCACTACCTTGAGACACTCAACCACGCACTTCCTGGTGGAGCAGTCGTTCAGGAACACATGGTCGAGACACACCCAGCTCTTGTAGATGACTGTTTCGTCAAGATCTTCACTGGTGACGATGAACTCGCAGACGAGATCGACAGCCAGTTCCTTATCGACATCAACAAGCAGTTCCCTGCAGAGCAGGCAGAGCAGCTTAAGGCAGCAATCGGAAAGAACTCATTCCAGGCAGCACACATCCCAACAATCGTCAGCAGAACCACCGACGGTGGTCAGACAAGCAGGTGGATGGCTATGCAGGTCGGTATGGCATTCATTTCAGCATACAGCATGTGTGCTGGTGAAGCAGCAGTAGCTGACCTTTCATACGCAGCAAAGCACGCTGGTGTCATCCAGATGGGAGAAATGCTTCCAGCAAGACGTGCACGTGCACCAAACGAGCCAGGAGGAATTCCATTCGGTCACATGGCTGATATCATCCAGACCAGCCGTAAGACACCAGAAGATGCAGCAAACGTAACCCTTGAGGTAGTTGGTGGAGCATGTATGCTTTACGACCAGATCTGGCTCGGTTCATACATGTCTGGTGGTGTAGGTTTCACCCAGTACGCAACAGCAGCATACTGTAACAACATCCTTGATGACAACCTCTACTACAACGTAGACTACATCAACGACAAGTACGATGGTGCAGCAAACACAGGTACAGACAACAAGATCAAGGCAGACCTCGAAGTAGTAAAGGACATCGCAACAGAGTCCACGATCTACGGTCTCGAGAACTACGAGAAGTACCCAACAACCCTCGAAGACCACTTCGGTGGATCCCAGAGAGCAACAAGCCTTTCCGCAGCAGCAGGTTCCGCTGTATCCCTCGCAACAGGAAACGGAAACGCTGGTCTCTCCGGATGGTACCTCTGTATGTACCTCCACAAGGAAGCACACGGCCGTCTCGGTTTCTTCGGATACGACCTGCAGGACCAGTGTGGTGCTACAAACGTACTCTCATACCAGTCCGACGAAGGTCTTGCTCTTGAACTCCGTGGACCAAACTACCCTAACTACGCAATGAACGTAGGTCACCAGGGTGGTTACACAGCTATTGCATCCGCTGCTCACGCAGGACGTGGAGATGCATACGCAGTCAACCCACTCGTCAAGGTCTGTTTCGCAGACGACCTCCTCCCATTCGACTTCTCCAAGCCAAGGAAGGAGTTCGCAAGAGGAGCTCTCAGAGAGTTCGAGCCTGCTGGTGAGAGATCACTCATCATTCCAGCAAAGTAA
- a CDS encoding TIGR04083 family peptide-modifying radical SAM enzyme, whose amino-acid sequence MSFHVMLIPTLGCPGECNYCWSSEERSPVMSIETIKEVVEWLKNFKEDSVTFTFHGGEPLLAGADFFREALPLLAEGAKPKKVAFAIQTNLWKMTDEIAEIFAEYNIPIGSSLDGPKELNDFQRGDGYYEKTMRGYEIAKEHGLSVRFITTFTSHSEKFREDIFNFYLENGWTLKFHPALPSLRGDEPEKWALDPEEYGRLLIYLLDKYLENIDKIEVMNIDHLCKGVFSGRGAVCTFVDCMGDVLAVGPDGGIYPCYRFVGMPEYVMGNVRDNPGIEELSKSAAWKLMFDYKDHVDENCKDCKHIKYCRGGCPYNAITPTGGEIKGVDPHCISYKMILDEITERVNNEMFGGPSMEADFFQNPMKPSKPGIMALMFK is encoded by the coding sequence ATGTCTTTTCACGTGATGCTGATCCCTACCCTGGGTTGCCCGGGAGAATGTAATTACTGCTGGAGTTCCGAAGAAAGATCCCCTGTAATGAGTATCGAGACCATAAAAGAAGTAGTTGAATGGCTCAAGAACTTCAAGGAGGATTCGGTAACTTTCACCTTCCATGGTGGGGAACCGCTCCTTGCAGGTGCAGATTTCTTCAGGGAGGCTTTACCACTCCTTGCAGAGGGAGCAAAGCCGAAGAAAGTGGCCTTTGCCATACAGACCAATCTCTGGAAGATGACAGACGAGATCGCTGAGATATTTGCGGAATATAACATTCCTATCGGTTCCAGTCTTGACGGTCCTAAAGAGCTTAATGATTTCCAGAGAGGGGACGGATATTATGAAAAGACCATGCGTGGCTATGAGATCGCAAAGGAACACGGACTTTCCGTGAGATTCATTACTACTTTTACTTCCCATTCCGAAAAGTTCAGAGAAGATATCTTCAATTTCTATCTGGAGAACGGCTGGACCCTTAAGTTCCATCCCGCTCTGCCTTCATTACGTGGTGACGAACCTGAAAAATGGGCTCTTGATCCGGAAGAATACGGTAGGCTCCTGATCTATCTCCTGGATAAATACCTGGAGAACATAGACAAGATCGAGGTAATGAACATCGACCACCTTTGCAAAGGCGTATTTAGCGGCAGAGGTGCAGTATGCACTTTCGTGGATTGTATGGGAGATGTCCTGGCCGTAGGACCTGACGGAGGCATATATCCATGCTATCGCTTTGTAGGTATGCCTGAATATGTAATGGGCAATGTCCGTGACAATCCAGGCATTGAAGAACTTTCAAAGTCCGCTGCATGGAAGCTCATGTTCGATTACAAGGATCACGTGGATGAGAACTGTAAGGACTGCAAACACATAAAATATTGCAGAGGCGGCTGTCCTTACAATGCCATAACCCCGACAGGCGGAGAAATAAAGGGAGTCGACCCACACTGTATCTCATACAAGATGATACTGGATGAGATAACCGAGAGGGTCAATAATGAGATGTTCGGAGGTCCAAGTATGGAGGCTGACTTCTTCCAGAACCCCATGAAGCCTTCAAAACCGGGAATAATGGCACTGATGTTCAAGTGA
- a CDS encoding hydantoinase/oxoprolinase family protein, protein MQYSLGIDAGGTFTDGVIIRDSDGVIMDATKVLTTYPDPIGGIKKVIDSLDAEYVKDVKLVSVSTTLSTNTILEDTGFPVAVILVGDYVIPKEGFPAKYHIQLSGGHTSNGEEAAPLDEDGVKLFALEVKDHVAAFSVSSFFSNRNSEHELRVKQIIRELTGLPVVCGHELSQEVGAYDRAITAYLNAQLLPITHKFIQSIMEDIKSRGMDANLLMLKCDGSVVGMEEALERPIESIFSGPAASLVGAAFLTKYDTCVMVDVGGTSTDVALIRNGVPELSDQGAVVGGWKTMVKAIRMETSATGGDSHVWVKDQKFYVGPRRVIPLCRAATLYTGFLEKLKGAKSPSRKLLDENVQPTKFFVRTGLRPLELSRSEDEIYDVIQGSPVSYVDIFQILKKQPSVRALDSLIQKRVVQSIGFTPTDALHVLGDFNKWETEASIIGAERLAKQLRVSKEEVATMVKQKVAKNMASDLVSYLVDGIPQTVVDQMLSGKNFTRFKVETPVILLGGPVIAYKEEMEDLIDADIIVPEHASVGNAVGALVGKGIKRVEILIKKDFAPITGEDVTDEELKGAKEVISYFVFTPEGREILPDYMQAFDFARNTGKGIIMDYMKAAGYSKDEVEIEVTKKELMVREGEEPVETKVIVVGIGTSKLVVEKDVIPDYMRKKAVSFRSAEDSYSGK, encoded by the coding sequence ATGCAATACAGTCTGGGCATAGATGCCGGTGGTACATTTACAGATGGTGTGATCATCCGTGACTCGGATGGAGTTATAATGGATGCCACAAAGGTCCTGACAACATATCCTGATCCAATTGGTGGGATCAAGAAAGTAATAGATTCTCTTGATGCAGAATATGTAAAAGATGTAAAGCTGGTTTCCGTATCCACTACACTTTCCACGAATACTATCCTTGAGGACACGGGTTTTCCTGTAGCTGTCATCCTTGTCGGGGATTATGTCATCCCTAAGGAAGGGTTCCCGGCGAAATATCATATCCAGCTAAGCGGTGGTCACACAAGTAACGGAGAAGAGGCTGCTCCACTTGATGAAGATGGGGTGAAGTTGTTCGCTCTTGAGGTGAAGGATCACGTTGCAGCATTCTCAGTGTCATCTTTCTTCAGCAATCGTAATTCAGAACACGAACTTCGCGTAAAACAGATCATCCGTGAGTTGACAGGACTCCCTGTTGTTTGCGGACATGAACTTTCCCAGGAGGTAGGTGCATATGACAGGGCGATAACTGCATATCTCAATGCCCAGCTTCTGCCGATAACCCATAAGTTCATCCAGTCCATCATGGAGGACATAAAGTCCAGAGGCATGGATGCAAATCTCCTTATGCTCAAATGTGACGGTTCGGTGGTCGGTATGGAAGAAGCTCTGGAGCGTCCTATCGAGTCGATATTCTCAGGACCTGCTGCCAGTCTTGTCGGTGCGGCCTTCCTCACAAAATACGATACATGCGTCATGGTGGATGTAGGCGGTACCAGTACGGATGTTGCTCTTATCAGAAATGGTGTTCCCGAACTTAGCGACCAGGGTGCCGTGGTAGGTGGCTGGAAGACAATGGTAAAGGCTATCAGGATGGAGACTTCGGCAACAGGCGGTGATAGTCATGTATGGGTCAAGGACCAGAAGTTCTATGTTGGTCCAAGAAGGGTCATCCCTCTCTGTCGTGCTGCTACCCTGTACACAGGGTTCCTTGAGAAGTTGAAAGGGGCCAAGTCGCCATCAAGGAAGCTCCTGGATGAGAATGTACAGCCAACGAAGTTCTTTGTGCGAACAGGCTTGAGACCACTGGAACTCTCAAGAAGCGAGGATGAGATCTACGATGTAATTCAGGGATCTCCAGTTTCTTATGTTGATATCTTCCAGATCCTTAAGAAACAACCAAGCGTCCGTGCACTTGATAGCCTGATACAGAAGCGTGTGGTACAGTCAATCGGATTCACACCAACCGATGCTCTGCATGTACTTGGTGACTTCAATAAATGGGAAACAGAGGCGTCGATCATCGGTGCTGAAAGACTTGCAAAGCAATTGCGTGTCAGTAAGGAAGAGGTTGCAACCATGGTGAAGCAGAAGGTTGCAAAGAACATGGCATCCGACCTGGTGTCATACCTGGTGGATGGTATTCCGCAGACGGTCGTTGACCAGATGCTCTCAGGTAAGAATTTCACACGTTTCAAGGTAGAGACACCTGTAATATTGCTTGGGGGGCCAGTGATTGCCTACAAGGAAGAGATGGAAGATCTCATCGATGCCGATATTATTGTTCCTGAGCATGCAAGTGTAGGTAATGCTGTAGGTGCTCTTGTCGGAAAAGGTATCAAGCGTGTTGAGATCCTTATCAAGAAGGACTTTGCACCGATCACAGGTGAGGATGTTACCGACGAGGAGCTTAAAGGTGCAAAAGAGGTCATCAGCTACTTCGTTTTCACCCCGGAAGGCAGGGAGATACTCCCTGATTACATGCAGGCCTTTGATTTTGCCAGGAATACCGGTAAGGGTATCATCATGGATTACATGAAGGCAGCCGGTTATTCGAAGGATGAGGTTGAGATAGAGGTGACCAAAAAGGAGCTCATGGTAAGAGAAGGCGAAGAACCAGTTGAGACCAAGGTCATTGTAGTTGGCATAGGCACGTCCAAACTTGTTGTGGAAAAGGATGTTATCCCTGACTACATGCGCAAAAAAGCTGTCAGCTTCCGCTCTGCTGAAGATTCATATTCTGGAAAATAA
- the aroA gene encoding 3-phosphoshikimate 1-carboxyvinyltransferase, which produces MKVSVSTSKVNGEVFAPPSKSYTHRAITVAALSDECTIHRPLMSADTLATVRACESLGATIERSENELHIRGVNGKPFVPNNVIDVANSGTTLRFMTAVSALTNGVTVLTGDGSIRSRPNQPLLDVLNKLGVEAYSTRGNGCAPLVVRGGLKGAITMIDGSISSQFISALLIACPLTTQSTTLSIKGEMKSRPYVDVTMEIIEKAGGEILVEEGNTIKFIIPANQRYNLKDYTVPGDFSSASYLLAAAAVTGSSVTVKNLFPSKQGDVEIIDVLERMGAEISWDKENGVVKVTGNGLKGTTFDAGATPDLVPTIAVLAACAEGVTVIENAEHVRYKETDRLHAMALELTKMGISVKEEPDQLIITGGKLRGAELHGWHDHRIVMALTIAGMVAGDTVIDTAESVEISFPNFFEEMTALGADVNLIE; this is translated from the coding sequence ATGAAAGTATCTGTCAGTACTTCTAAAGTCAATGGTGAGGTTTTTGCACCTCCATCTAAAAGTTATACGCACAGGGCCATCACTGTTGCTGCCCTTTCAGATGAATGTACTATTCACCGGCCCCTTATGTCAGCTGATACCCTGGCAACCGTACGTGCATGTGAATCACTCGGAGCAACTATCGAGCGATCAGAGAATGAACTTCACATCAGAGGAGTAAATGGAAAACCATTTGTCCCGAACAATGTTATAGATGTAGCTAATTCCGGCACCACTCTCCGTTTCATGACAGCGGTCTCTGCACTGACCAACGGTGTGACCGTCCTAACCGGGGACGGTTCAATAAGGAGCAGACCTAACCAGCCATTACTGGATGTGCTGAACAAACTGGGTGTAGAGGCATATTCCACCCGTGGTAACGGCTGTGCACCTCTTGTAGTACGCGGAGGACTTAAAGGGGCTATCACAATGATAGACGGCTCAATAAGCTCACAGTTCATATCTGCACTACTTATCGCATGCCCCCTTACAACCCAGAGCACAACCCTTTCTATCAAGGGTGAGATGAAATCCAGACCATATGTGGATGTGACAATGGAGATCATCGAGAAGGCCGGTGGCGAGATACTTGTTGAGGAAGGCAACACGATCAAGTTCATAATCCCTGCAAACCAGAGATACAACCTCAAGGATTATACAGTTCCCGGAGATTTCTCATCAGCTTCCTATCTCTTAGCAGCTGCAGCAGTGACCGGATCCTCCGTCACCGTGAAGAACCTGTTCCCTTCAAAACAGGGAGATGTTGAGATCATCGATGTCCTCGAAAGAATGGGAGCTGAGATATCATGGGATAAAGAGAACGGAGTTGTAAAGGTCACAGGTAATGGTCTTAAAGGAACAACATTCGATGCCGGAGCAACACCTGATCTTGTACCTACCATTGCCGTACTGGCCGCATGTGCAGAAGGCGTAACAGTTATAGAGAATGCTGAGCACGTCCGCTACAAGGAAACTGACAGGCTGCATGCAATGGCACTTGAGCTCACCAAGATGGGAATATCTGTCAAGGAAGAACCGGACCAGCTCATTATCACCGGCGGAAAACTTCGTGGCGCTGAACTCCACGGATGGCATGACCACAGGATAGTAATGGCGCTCACCATTGCAGGAATGGTTGCAGGTGACACTGTAATTGACACCGCTGAATCCGTAGAGATATCATTCCCCAACTTCTTCGAGGAAATGACAGCCCTCGGAGCAGATGTGAACCTTATAGAATAA
- a CDS encoding DUF488 domain-containing protein, translating into MKCYTIGYGNRGIDDFISMLIENKITHLVDIRRYPQSTFKDYDRESLEVLLPKNRILYSHCDGVGGMRDTTYVEYMGTGPFKASFAKLMDHIRKVNDDGGRVVLMCAEKSPKGCHRQYLSIRLEENGVEVIHLVERGQTNLFNF; encoded by the coding sequence ATGAAATGTTATACGATAGGATATGGGAATCGAGGGATCGATGACTTCATATCAATGCTCATTGAGAACAAGATCACACACCTTGTGGATATAAGGAGGTATCCTCAGTCTACTTTCAAGGATTATGACAGGGAATCACTGGAAGTATTGCTCCCGAAGAACAGGATCCTTTACTCGCATTGTGATGGTGTGGGGGGGATGCGTGATACGACCTATGTGGAATACATGGGTACCGGTCCTTTCAAAGCAAGTTTTGCAAAGCTCATGGATCATATAAGGAAAGTGAATGATGATGGTGGCAGGGTAGTACTTATGTGTGCGGAAAAGAGTCCGAAAGGATGCCACAGGCAGTATCTTTCTATAAGGCTCGAAGAAAATGGAGTAGAGGTCATCCACCTCGTGGAAAGAGGGCAGACAAACCTCTTCAACTTCTGA